The following are encoded in a window of Panicum virgatum strain AP13 chromosome 5N, P.virgatum_v5, whole genome shotgun sequence genomic DNA:
- the LOC120675776 gene encoding cytochrome P450 94C1-like, which yields MAAEPGALALHESARALAASVQPQVAAVLFVSAACTVALAALLAVLRLRPPWWCACPVCEAYLTASWAGEFDNLCDWYAHLLRASPAQTVHVHVLRNVLTANPATVDHMLRARFDNYPKGAPFSAILADFLGRGIFNVDGDAWLFQRKLAAAELASPALHAFAVRVVASELRGRLAPLLDSASREGRGRVLDLQDVFRRFAFDCICKISFGLDPGCLELSMPVSSFENAFDVASTLSARRATVPMQIIWRLKRFFSLGDERKLRDAVRLVDRLAEEVIRQRRKLGGVASGSDLLSRFMGSINDDKYLRDIVVSFMLAGRDTVASALTAFFLLLSDHPEVAAAIRDEVARVAGDADRLTASTFHKLKGMHYVHAALYESMRLFPPVQFDSKFAAGDDKLPDGTAVAKGTRVTYHAYAMGRMESVWGPDCGEFRPERWLRDGRFVPESPYRYPVFQGGARVCIGKELALMEMKAVIVAVVRSFDVEAIERSSRRPRFAPGLTATFAGGVPVRVRRRARESGDGPPI from the coding sequence atggccgccgagccCGGGGCGCTGGCGTTGCACGAATCCGCGAGGGCACTTGCGGCCTCGGTGCAGCCGCAGGTGGCCGCCGTGCTCTTCGTGTCCGCGGCGTGCACGGTGGCGCTCGCCGCCCTCCTGGCCGTGCTGCGGCTGCGCCCGCCGTGGTGGTGCGCGTGCCCCGTCTGCGAGGCCTACCTGACGGCGTCGTGGGCCGGCGAGTTCGACAACCTCTGCGACTGGTACGCGCACCTGCTGCGCGCCTCGCCGGCGCAGACCGTGCACGTCCACGTCCTCCGGAACGTGCTCACCGCCAACCCGGCCACCGTCGACCACATGCTGCGCGCCCGCTTTGACAACTACCCCAAGGGCGCGCCCTTCTCGGCCATCCTCGCCGACTTCCTCGGCCGCGGGATCTTCAACGTCGACGGGGACGCGTGGCTCTTCCAGCGCAAGCTCGCCGCGGCCGagctcgcctcgccggcgctGCACGCCTTCGCCGTGCGTGTCGTGGCCTCCGAGCTGCGGGGCCGGCTCGCCCCCCTGCTCGACTCTGCCTCCCGGGAGGGCAGGGGCCGGGTGCTCGATCTGCAGGACGTGTTCCGCCGCTTCGCCTTCGACTGCATATGCAAGATCTCTTTCGGGCTCGACCCCGGCTGCCTCGAGCTGTCGATGCCGGTGTCGTCGTTCGAGAACGCGTTCGACGTGGCCTCCACGCTCTCCGCCAGGCGCGCCACCGTGCCCATGCAGATCATCTGGAGGCTCAAGCGCTTCTTCAGCTTGGGGGACGAGAGGAAGCTCCGGGACGCGGTGCGCCTCGTCGACAGGCTCGCCGAGGAGGTCATCCGGCAGCGCCGCAAGCTCGGCGGCGTAGCCTCGGGCAGCGACCTCCTGTCGCGCTTCATGGGTTCCATCAACGACGACAAGTACCTCCGCGACATCGTCGTCAGCTTCATGCTCGCCGGCCGCGACACCGTCGCCTCGGCGCTAACCGCCTTCTTCCTGCTCCTCTCCGATCACCCGGAGGTCGCCGCGGCCATCCGGGACGAGGTCGcccgcgtcgccggcgacgccgaccGGCTCACGGCCTCCACCTTCCACAAGCTCAAGGGCATGCACTACGTGCACGCGGCACTGTACGAGAGCATGCGGCTGTTCCCGCCGGTGCAGTTCGACTCcaagttcgccgccggcgacgacaaGCTCCCGGACGGCACGGCCGTGGCGAAGGGCACCCGGGTCACCTACCACGCCTACGCCATGGGCCGCATGGAGTCCGTGTGGGGCCCCGACTGCGGCGAGTTCCGGCCCGAGCGCTGGCTCCGGGACGGCCGGTTCGTCCCGGAGAGCCCGTACCGGTACCCCGTCTTCCAGGGCGGCGCGCGCGTGTGCATCGGCAAGGAGCTGGCCCTCATGGAGATGAAGGCCGTCATCGTCGCCGTGGTCCGGAGCTTCGACGTCGAGGCGATCGAGCGGAGCTCCCGGCGGCCCAGGTTCGCGCCGGGGCTGACCGCCACGTTCGCGGGCGGGGTACCGGTGCGAGTGCGCCGGCGAGCACGTGAGAGCGGGGACGGCCCGCCAATCTGA